A single window of Thalassomonas viridans DNA harbors:
- a CDS encoding type II secretion system protein GspD translates to MNNKVIAILAVMSTLSACSNVQQKLQPKKSFLVENSQSKQTDVAGVITPEKESSSVRDAEVKLIKPFAFKQEKREVEVGIIHQFSDSKMVKIAADELPLNEFLHYVMGEVLGVSYILGEGVKDNTAALTLNLQESVSHRKLYSLIDELLAEREYVIRFNDGIYYIHQAGKQTGKGDIVFGYGNRPDDVPLTSEVVWQMAPFDYGFNGTLQLTLSQLANVKVYPDSRQNMLLLQGKRGEIIKALEFMRLVDKPKLGQRQIAMYKTVFVDSQTLIDKLSLLLTQEGISVGLDKTTNSALSIVSLPNMGAITFFANKSEILDRALFWVKSIDQPEEGNSVQYFIYPPRFSRAADLGVSLEALLGAKTGSQSKTSLEKQNQQVKKNVSATGISSSNIGLVVDERANTLIFQTTGEEYRKLLPLIRRLDIMPKQVMLEVVIAEVQLIDSFKNGVEFNLTNNGAELTGGFNLSSGATGLSYALTGTRGKFEVDLFEKNTNIEVLSRPSLVVRDGVTAAIVIGDDIPTVGEIVSDPVNGNRSSVVYRKTGVELEVTPTINAQGVVIMEIAQKISNQAESDSTVAGSPIIFERSINTEVVAESGQTIVLGGLISKDTSITDTRVPVFSDLPFLGKLFDGKDDSVTKKELVVLVTPKVLESNDEWIFIKNQLAQGLEYITLDF, encoded by the coding sequence ATGAATAACAAAGTTATTGCTATCCTCGCCGTGATGTCAACCTTGTCAGCGTGCAGCAATGTACAGCAAAAGCTACAGCCTAAAAAATCTTTTTTAGTAGAAAACAGCCAGTCAAAACAAACAGATGTTGCTGGTGTCATAACTCCTGAGAAAGAAAGTAGCTCAGTGCGGGATGCCGAGGTAAAACTTATTAAACCTTTTGCTTTTAAGCAGGAAAAACGGGAAGTTGAAGTTGGGATTATTCATCAGTTTAGTGACAGTAAAATGGTGAAGATTGCAGCCGATGAATTACCTCTTAATGAATTCCTGCATTATGTGATGGGGGAAGTTCTTGGCGTTAGCTATATCCTGGGGGAAGGGGTTAAAGATAATACCGCAGCATTGACATTGAATCTGCAAGAGAGTGTCAGCCATCGTAAATTGTATAGCCTTATTGATGAATTGTTGGCAGAGCGTGAGTATGTAATTCGTTTTAACGATGGGATTTATTATATTCATCAGGCAGGCAAGCAAACGGGAAAAGGGGATATCGTTTTTGGTTATGGCAACAGGCCTGATGATGTTCCCCTGACTTCAGAAGTTGTCTGGCAAATGGCGCCTTTTGATTACGGTTTTAATGGCACTCTGCAGCTTACCCTTAGCCAGTTGGCCAATGTCAAGGTATATCCAGATTCCAGACAAAATATGTTGCTTTTGCAAGGAAAGCGCGGGGAAATCATCAAGGCGCTTGAGTTTATGCGCCTGGTGGATAAACCCAAATTAGGCCAGCGGCAAATAGCCATGTATAAAACCGTGTTTGTCGATTCACAAACCTTAATTGATAAACTGTCCTTATTATTGACACAGGAAGGGATTTCAGTAGGACTTGATAAAACCACTAATAGTGCCCTGTCAATAGTCTCTTTACCGAATATGGGGGCTATTACCTTTTTTGCCAATAAGTCGGAAATCCTTGACCGGGCGTTATTTTGGGTGAAATCCATCGATCAGCCAGAAGAAGGAAATAGTGTTCAGTATTTTATCTATCCGCCCCGTTTTTCCAGGGCTGCAGATTTAGGAGTCAGTCTGGAAGCTTTGCTTGGGGCAAAAACCGGCAGTCAGTCAAAAACGAGCCTGGAAAAACAAAACCAACAAGTTAAGAAAAATGTCAGTGCCACGGGGATAAGCAGCAGCAATATTGGATTAGTGGTAGATGAGCGTGCTAATACGCTGATTTTTCAGACTACGGGTGAAGAATACCGTAAATTATTACCCTTAATTCGCCGCCTGGATATTATGCCTAAACAAGTGATGCTGGAAGTGGTTATTGCAGAAGTTCAGTTGATCGACAGTTTTAAAAATGGAGTCGAATTTAATCTGACCAACAATGGTGCAGAACTGACAGGGGGGTTTAATCTTTCTTCCGGTGCGACAGGGTTAAGCTACGCCCTCACCGGAACCCGGGGAAAATTTGAAGTAGATCTGTTTGAGAAAAATACCAACATTGAAGTTTTGTCCCGTCCTTCTCTGGTTGTGCGTGATGGCGTTACTGCCGCGATTGTTATCGGGGACGATATTCCTACCGTGGGGGAAATTGTTTCAGATCCGGTTAATGGCAACAGGAGTTCGGTTGTCTACCGGAAAACCGGGGTGGAACTTGAAGTCACGCCGACCATCAATGCCCAGGGAGTCGTGATCATGGAGATCGCCCAGAAAATCAGTAATCAGGCCGAGAGTGACTCAACAGTGGCCGGCTCTCCTATCATTTTCGAGCGTTCCATTAATACCGAAGTGGTGGCGGAAAGTGGGCAAACCATAGTGCTGGGCGGCTTGATTAGTAAAGATACTTCGATCACGGATACTCGTGTGCCAGTTTTTTCAGACTTGCCGTTCTTAGGCAAACTATTTGATGGTAAAGACGATAGTGTTACCAAAAAAGAACTGGTTGTCTTGGTGACTCCTAAGGTGCTTGAGTCAAATGATGAATGGATATTTATAAAAAACCAGCTGGCGCAGGGGTTAGAGTATATTACGCTGGATTTTTAA
- a CDS encoding general secretion pathway protein GspK encodes MTGVKGIALVQILIITAILSTVALYITKTARQQVKMAHWAMDKSQAGVMAHSARAQILFELLTNTWTEKKDSQNMIVAKWNFYDKDFQLEDGVNIKIQDQAGLINLHYPKADMVIKRLLYAGINATEARRISAVLRDWQDSDTITSRYGEEHRGIGRNGPMPDLREWLHQQTLSDEQFESIKGDFSLAGVGHVNLLNSSFHLLAALTNADLAREIVQRREAGELDRQTMTQITGLVQDEDIFYAPSNKQQITITAKYGEAEITQKVLVELSPYYQSGNAPYNIMQNQGG; translated from the coding sequence ATGACAGGCGTTAAAGGTATCGCCCTTGTGCAAATCCTGATCATTACTGCGATCTTATCAACTGTTGCCTTGTACATAACCAAAACGGCTCGCCAGCAAGTGAAAATGGCGCATTGGGCTATGGATAAATCTCAGGCGGGGGTCATGGCACACAGTGCCCGCGCACAGATTTTATTTGAATTATTAACAAACACCTGGACAGAAAAAAAAGATAGTCAAAATATGATTGTTGCCAAGTGGAACTTTTATGACAAGGACTTTCAACTTGAAGACGGGGTGAATATTAAGATACAGGATCAGGCTGGGTTAATTAACTTGCACTACCCCAAAGCCGATATGGTTATAAAACGATTACTTTATGCAGGGATTAATGCGACAGAAGCCCGCAGGATCTCTGCTGTCTTGCGGGACTGGCAGGATAGTGATACTATCACCAGCCGCTATGGGGAAGAGCATAGGGGAATTGGGCGTAATGGTCCTATGCCGGATCTGCGGGAATGGTTACACCAGCAAACCCTTTCTGATGAACAATTTGAGTCCATCAAAGGTGATTTCAGTCTTGCCGGTGTTGGTCATGTCAACTTGCTTAACAGTTCTTTTCACTTACTGGCGGCGTTAACCAATGCTGATCTTGCCCGGGAGATAGTCCAGCGGAGGGAGGCTGGGGAGCTGGATCGTCAAACGATGACTCAAATTACCGGCCTGGTTCAGGATGAAGATATTTTTTATGCGCCATCTAATAAACAACAAATTACGATTACTGCTAAGTATGGCGAGGCAGAGATAACACAAAAAGTTTTGGTTGAATTGTCTCCTTATTATCAAAGCGGTAATGCCCCATATAATATTATGCAAAACCAGGGTGGTTAG
- a CDS encoding prepilin-type N-terminal cleavage/methylation domain-containing protein: protein MINHRRKSNQGFTLIELLIVTSILSMLMFVGTYSYSLFTGKWQEDIGQFAKINHEASNFQRLNVILSNLMPYVVRKDNDQPGFFFIGGKDSLLAITHDGLFSQASAEAFRLMAMKTDDEKYKLIYQAKPLNALTINTASQSIDFSDKITLFTGLDRIEFQYFGWASFVEKSQASTGKNAPKPRWFTVFSGLDNQTFPERLRLTLYRDEKQIDFLITLDTNMARWLSPYLSEEVL, encoded by the coding sequence ATGATAAATCACCGGCGGAAAAGCAATCAGGGGTTCACTTTGATTGAATTATTGATTGTGACCAGTATTTTGAGCATGCTGATGTTTGTTGGCACCTACTCTTACAGTCTGTTTACCGGTAAATGGCAGGAAGATATCGGACAGTTTGCAAAGATTAATCATGAAGCCAGTAATTTCCAGCGACTGAATGTTATTTTATCCAATCTCATGCCTTATGTTGTCCGAAAAGATAATGACCAGCCCGGCTTTTTTTTCATTGGCGGTAAAGATAGCCTGTTAGCCATTACCCATGACGGGCTTTTTTCACAAGCTAGTGCAGAAGCTTTTCGCCTTATGGCTATGAAAACGGATGATGAGAAATATAAGCTTATATATCAGGCAAAACCTCTAAATGCTTTAACCATAAATACAGCTTCGCAAAGCATAGACTTTTCTGACAAGATCACCCTGTTTACCGGGCTTGATAGAATTGAGTTTCAGTATTTTGGCTGGGCATCTTTTGTGGAAAAGAGTCAGGCGAGCACCGGAAAAAACGCACCTAAGCCAAGATGGTTTACTGTTTTTTCCGGCCTGGACAACCAGACTTTCCCGGAAAGGCTGAGACTAACATTATACCGGGATGAAAAGCAGATAGATTTTCTAATCACTTTAGATACAAATATGGCCCGTTGGTTATCACCTTATTTGAGTGAGGAGGTTTTGTAA
- a CDS encoding prepilin-type N-terminal cleavage/methylation domain-containing protein: MASKNSGFTLIEVLVASAILFSSIAVVSLIFKSSYLASEKAELRVGQAGLLPALLKLVQAEIRSKSDDDNDKISGQGTIWGQNYQWDANLIAFRAAPDKFDIDIGKMQSYPKKYKLWQVKLRLGNGKGVRDFQYYELSWLHS; this comes from the coding sequence ATGGCATCGAAAAATAGTGGTTTTACCCTAATAGAAGTATTGGTGGCCAGTGCCATACTCTTTTCATCGATTGCTGTAGTCAGCCTGATCTTTAAATCGTCATATCTGGCTTCGGAAAAAGCCGAGTTGCGTGTCGGCCAGGCTGGCCTGCTACCTGCTTTACTTAAATTAGTGCAAGCTGAAATTCGCAGCAAAAGTGATGATGATAATGACAAAATAAGTGGGCAAGGAACTATTTGGGGGCAAAATTATCAGTGGGATGCAAATTTAATTGCTTTTAGAGCGGCCCCGGATAAATTTGATATCGATATCGGAAAAATGCAGTCTTATCCAAAAAAATATAAGTTATGGCAGGTGAAACTTCGTTTAGGTAACGGCAAAGGCGTGCGGGATTTTCAATATTATGAATTGAGCTGGTTACATTCTTGA
- a CDS encoding type II secretion system protein yields the protein MGTNSIAGKKLDGLYAGRGFTLIELIIVMAIVGLLMGLVGPLTVKGYEKIQAKEEQLTLINLLRANSYRSFAAGKPGMFSLDKNSINFRYLNRNDAAGGRILAVEPPDEVTISSNNGLAGSEPIVAASEFKYLTFLPQVLQVNSFGLISPAQITLSINGKEQVLDLSEKVNGIEK from the coding sequence ATGGGCACTAATAGTATTGCAGGGAAAAAACTCGACGGGCTCTATGCTGGCAGAGGTTTTACCTTGATCGAGTTGATAATAGTTATGGCTATTGTTGGCTTGTTAATGGGATTGGTGGGGCCATTAACGGTTAAAGGCTATGAGAAAATACAGGCTAAAGAAGAACAATTAACATTGATTAATTTGCTCAGAGCCAATAGCTACCGTAGTTTTGCTGCGGGGAAACCAGGTATGTTTTCTTTGGATAAGAATAGTATCAATTTTCGTTATTTAAACCGAAACGATGCTGCGGGTGGGCGTATATTAGCAGTTGAACCCCCCGATGAAGTTACTATAAGTAGCAATAATGGCTTAGCTGGTAGTGAGCCGATTGTTGCTGCCTCGGAGTTCAAATATCTGACTTTTTTACCACAGGTATTGCAAGTGAATTCATTTGGTTTGATTTCTCCCGCTCAGATAACCCTGAGTATAAACGGGAAAGAGCAAGTGCTCGACCTTAGTGAGAAAGTTAATGGCATCGAAAAATAG
- a CDS encoding type II secretion system F family protein → MALYLYKAYDNSGAKSDGQIEADSKQAAFAEIKKLGLLPAEITEYKEAGKSLFSFSSSVSLADLEFLTAELSLLLESGVRIDKGIDIIKKTKAKPALAKLLEEISRDLKKGKNLSEAVSEHSDVFDPLYCNLIELGEASGNLSEIFADLAADLKFKRDLRSKIIGSLTYPLVIFFVCLLSIFFIFNFIIPKMAGMFSEGADLPWYTQFMLDTSAWISQYQGILLLGSVGAVVGLVTGAKRPGFIKWWQGVSLRLPVIKHAVIIVERIRFNSGLAMMIKSGVAIDKSLELSTGNIENQFLRREMEIAKQKVKRGSALTPALKLTSLYPDFFISLLEVGEESGNLERVFDEVANRSRQEFESWTERMTTLIEPLMILFMGGFIGGVVVMMLLSMVSMNDIGF, encoded by the coding sequence ATGGCACTTTATCTTTATAAAGCATATGATAATTCCGGTGCCAAAAGCGATGGCCAGATAGAAGCTGATAGCAAACAAGCGGCTTTTGCTGAGATAAAAAAGCTGGGTTTATTGCCGGCTGAAATAACGGAGTATAAAGAAGCTGGAAAAAGTCTGTTCAGTTTTAGTAGTAGTGTTTCGCTGGCCGATTTAGAGTTTTTAACCGCAGAACTTAGTCTATTGCTGGAATCAGGGGTAAGAATTGATAAGGGAATAGATATCATTAAAAAGACCAAGGCTAAACCGGCTTTGGCTAAGTTGCTTGAGGAAATCAGCCGGGATTTGAAGAAAGGTAAGAATTTATCTGAGGCTGTCAGTGAGCACAGCGATGTTTTTGACCCCCTTTATTGCAATTTAATCGAACTAGGAGAGGCCTCTGGAAATTTAAGTGAGATTTTTGCCGATCTTGCTGCCGACTTGAAATTTAAGCGCGATCTACGCAGTAAAATTATAGGCTCACTCACTTATCCCCTGGTAATATTTTTTGTTTGCCTGCTGAGTATCTTTTTTATATTTAATTTTATCATTCCCAAGATGGCCGGTATGTTCAGTGAAGGCGCTGATTTACCCTGGTATACACAATTTATGCTGGATACCAGCGCCTGGATAAGTCAATACCAAGGGATACTACTATTGGGGAGTGTTGGTGCTGTTGTTGGTCTTGTTACCGGAGCAAAGCGACCAGGTTTTATTAAATGGTGGCAAGGAGTTTCATTGAGGTTGCCTGTGATCAAGCATGCAGTGATTATTGTTGAGCGTATACGTTTTAATAGTGGTCTCGCGATGATGATCAAATCGGGTGTCGCTATTGATAAGTCGCTTGAATTGTCAACCGGGAATATTGAAAATCAGTTTTTGCGCCGGGAGATGGAAATTGCCAAGCAAAAAGTTAAGCGGGGAAGCGCTTTGACGCCAGCCCTGAAATTAACATCTCTTTATCCTGATTTTTTTATCTCTTTGCTGGAAGTTGGCGAGGAGTCGGGGAATTTAGAGCGCGTATTTGATGAAGTCGCTAATCGCTCACGGCAAGAATTTGAAAGCTGGACCGAAAGAATGACAACCTTGATAGAGCCTTTAATGATTTTATTTATGGGAGGTTTTATCGGGGGAGTGGTTGTGATGATGTTGCTTAGCATGGTGTCTATGAATGATATTGGCTTTTAG
- a CDS encoding GspE/PulE family protein, with product MQLIELLREKFHVSGPDLEKAVKYQQKYGGRIEQVLVNMGSLPDDQIPELLSQYLNIPLLDLSVWQEQEPPELEADVFELLISKNWLPLKVENNNWTLACLFPLELSINEWLKSQNINAELYLATESDIQALLGKFSQHVSTSDEADFIGDEEDRLRELATEAPTVNLLNSLITRALRQGASDMHLEPYQGRYRARFRVDGVLHEAEQLAPRMQLPIVTRLKILSGMDIAEKRRPQDGKIEMKIANQELDIRVSALPLNEGESMVMRFLRKDNVQYDMSVLGLSDDIEGMIRKDIQTTAGVILLTGPTGSGKTTTLYTFLNALNNDDVKIITLEDPVEYQLPGINQVQVNSDIGFDFSAGLRSIVRQDPDIIMLGEIRDKETAQIALQSALTGHLVFSTVHTNDAASAYTRLLDLGVEEFLLNAALVSIVAQRLARKICSQCSVPHPNAQEYTEKYDLVELAQRFALPDINLMKGQGCEACSYTGYKGRMAVIEYLACDDAIKAMPKDADFIPKARQHNASINRRTLLEDGLYKAISGLTTVEEVLRVAG from the coding sequence ATGCAATTAATCGAATTGCTGCGTGAGAAATTTCATGTTTCCGGGCCGGATCTTGAAAAAGCAGTTAAATACCAGCAAAAATACGGTGGCCGGATCGAGCAAGTTTTAGTTAATATGGGCAGCCTGCCTGATGACCAAATTCCTGAGTTGTTGTCGCAATACTTAAATATTCCCTTGCTTGATTTATCTGTTTGGCAAGAGCAAGAACCTCCTGAATTGGAGGCTGATGTTTTTGAATTATTGATTTCTAAAAACTGGCTGCCGCTTAAAGTAGAAAATAACAACTGGACTCTGGCCTGTCTTTTTCCACTTGAGTTAAGTATTAATGAATGGTTGAAAAGTCAAAATATAAATGCAGAGCTTTATTTAGCAACTGAATCTGATATCCAGGCATTATTAGGCAAGTTTTCACAGCATGTAAGTACCTCGGATGAAGCTGATTTTATCGGTGATGAAGAAGATCGGTTGCGTGAATTAGCGACGGAAGCTCCAACTGTAAATCTTTTAAACTCCCTCATTACCAGGGCCTTACGCCAAGGGGCTTCTGACATGCACCTGGAGCCCTATCAGGGGCGTTATCGGGCCCGCTTTCGGGTTGACGGGGTTTTACATGAAGCAGAGCAACTGGCGCCACGGATGCAATTACCCATAGTGACACGCCTTAAGATTCTTTCGGGTATGGATATCGCCGAAAAACGTCGCCCGCAAGACGGCAAGATAGAAATGAAGATAGCTAACCAGGAATTAGATATCCGGGTTTCTGCATTACCTCTGAATGAGGGCGAATCAATGGTAATGCGGTTCTTGCGTAAGGACAACGTGCAATACGATATGTCTGTACTGGGTTTGTCCGATGATATTGAAGGAATGATTCGCAAGGATATTCAAACAACGGCGGGGGTCATTTTATTAACTGGTCCCACCGGTTCTGGTAAGACCACAACCTTATATACTTTTCTCAATGCTCTCAATAATGATGATGTTAAAATTATTACACTGGAAGACCCTGTGGAGTATCAATTACCGGGTATAAACCAGGTGCAGGTTAACAGTGACATAGGTTTTGACTTTTCGGCCGGTTTGCGCAGTATTGTCCGTCAAGATCCTGATATTATCATGTTGGGCGAGATTCGCGATAAAGAAACAGCACAAATAGCCTTACAGTCGGCTTTAACCGGACATCTCGTATTTAGCACTGTGCATACTAATGATGCTGCTAGCGCATATACTCGATTGCTTGATCTCGGGGTGGAAGAGTTTTTACTTAATGCTGCACTTGTTTCTATTGTTGCTCAGCGTCTGGCGCGGAAGATTTGTAGTCAGTGCAGTGTTCCGCATCCAAATGCCCAAGAATATACTGAAAAATATGATTTGGTTGAATTAGCGCAACGTTTTGCACTTCCCGATATTAATCTGATGAAAGGGCAAGGGTGTGAAGCCTGTTCGTATACTGGTTATAAAGGGCGTATGGCGGTTATTGAATATTTAGCTTGCGATGATGCAATTAAAGCAATGCCAAAAGATGCTGATTTTATCCCTAAAGCTCGTCAACATAATGCCAGTATCAACCGACGTACTTTACTTGAAGATGGTCTGTATAAAGCTATTTCCGGGTTGACAACCGTTGAAGAAGTCTTGAGGGTCGCCGGTTAA
- the gspG gene encoding type II secretion system major pseudopilin GspG: protein MYKNRGFTMIELLIVIVILGLLTSLVAPKFFDKLGTAERKVAAAQMSAFETALDTYRLDLGKYPAKLEDLRAGTEARWDGPYLPKDVPLDPWGNSYVYKNPGENGQPYSIMSYAADGKQGGEGADSDIIHK, encoded by the coding sequence ATGTACAAAAATCGTGGCTTTACGATGATTGAGTTACTCATCGTCATCGTTATTTTAGGTTTACTCACCTCTTTAGTTGCACCTAAATTTTTTGACAAGCTGGGGACAGCTGAACGTAAAGTGGCAGCTGCACAAATGTCTGCATTTGAAACTGCACTAGATACTTATCGCCTTGATTTGGGGAAGTACCCTGCCAAGCTGGAAGATTTGAGAGCCGGTACGGAAGCTCGTTGGGATGGTCCATATCTACCGAAAGATGTGCCGCTTGATCCCTGGGGCAATTCTTATGTTTATAAAAATCCGGGAGAAAACGGCCAACCATATTCAATAATGTCTTACGCCGCAGATGGTAAGCAGGGTGGTGAAGGCGCTGATTCAGATATTATCCATAAATAA
- the wecA gene encoding UDP-N-acetylglucosamine--undecaprenyl-phosphate N-acetylglucosaminephosphotransferase codes for MLFLLPALLVAFFASISTIKVLLPLAPHIGLVDLPTERKKHDGAIPLIGGISIFTGVLIASSLFIEQSQLLNLYLISSAFLVFLGTLDDIYDLSVISRIVFQGIIASILVFGAGLYISDLGHLFAGGPVNIGVYGMLFTCVACIAAINAFNMVDGIDGLAGSMSIITIASVAIMKLLSGQLNLILLPLVLVVAIVPFLFYNVSRRNPRGKKIFMGDAGSMFMGLTVIWLLTLETQGETASFRPVTALWIIAVPLMDMVSVMLRRIKNGNSPFQADNGHLHHILIKAGLSSRQALIAISGLAIFLSMVGIISDVAQVPEWIMMNGFFVLFIGYSAILSHFWKKTKNGSQYQRV; via the coding sequence ATGTTATTTCTCTTACCAGCTTTGCTTGTCGCTTTTTTTGCCTCTATTTCAACCATTAAAGTTTTATTACCGCTGGCTCCCCATATCGGGTTAGTTGATTTGCCGACGGAGAGGAAGAAACATGACGGCGCGATTCCTCTTATTGGCGGGATTTCAATTTTTACCGGAGTACTGATTGCTTCAAGTCTGTTTATTGAGCAAAGCCAGTTGTTAAACTTGTATCTTATTTCATCGGCATTCTTAGTTTTTCTTGGTACACTGGATGATATCTATGATCTAAGTGTTATTTCCCGGATTGTTTTTCAGGGGATTATCGCTTCGATATTGGTTTTTGGCGCCGGCCTTTATATTAGTGATTTAGGTCATTTGTTTGCCGGCGGACCGGTTAATATCGGCGTCTACGGGATGCTGTTCACCTGTGTTGCCTGTATTGCTGCTATTAATGCCTTTAACATGGTTGACGGTATTGACGGCTTAGCCGGCTCAATGAGCATTATCACTATCGCTTCGGTTGCTATCATGAAGCTGCTTTCCGGCCAGTTAAACTTAATTTTGCTTCCTTTGGTTTTAGTCGTCGCAATAGTTCCGTTTCTTTTTTATAACGTCAGCCGACGTAATCCAAGAGGGAAAAAAATCTTTATGGGGGATGCCGGCAGTATGTTTATGGGTTTGACGGTGATCTGGTTGTTGACCTTGGAAACACAGGGAGAGACTGCTTCATTTCGCCCGGTAACCGCGCTGTGGATTATTGCTGTACCTTTGATGGACATGGTTTCGGTAATGCTTCGCCGTATAAAAAACGGCAATTCGCCATTTCAGGCTGATAACGGGCATTTACACCATATCTTAATAAAAGCGGGTTTATCCTCCCGGCAAGCGCTTATTGCTATTAGCGGCTTGGCGATATTTTTAAGCATGGTAGGGATAATTTCAGATGTAGCTCAAGTGCCGGAATGGATTATGATGAATGGCTTCTTTGTTTTGTTTATTGGCTATTCTGCCATACTTTCTCATTTCTGGAAAAAGACCAAGAATGGAAGCCAATACCAGCGTGTTTAG